A window of Castanea sativa cultivar Marrone di Chiusa Pesio chromosome 8, ASM4071231v1 genomic DNA:
CTGCCATTGATGGTGAAGCAGAGGAAAATTCGCCAAAACCGAGAGATCatcggaggaggaggaggaggaggaggtcgAGGTCGAGGTTAGAGTGTGGTGCACGTGCTTCGCGCGGACGTATCGGGCGGCGGACTCGACGAACATGGACTCGTCGAGGCATCCCCAAATGTTCTCCGGCGAGTCAACGAGGTACTTGACCCGACACGCGATGCCGTAGATTCGGGTCCGGGCCGGGTCAGGGTGGATGAGCTTGGGGGTttcggaggaggaggaggaggagaaagagagggagcGAATGGTGGCGGAGATTGAGGAGACGTTGGCGGAGATCGACTGGGAGGACTTCTGCATCAGGACGATCGAGTCGGCCGAGTCGATGAGATCGCGGTAGCGAGTCCCGACGAGTTGGCGGAGCTCCTCCTGTTTTTGCTGGATCTGGGAGCGGGTCGCGGATTCGACATTTCGGATCTCGGGTATGGTTTTGGTCCGGAATAGTGACTCGGCGTCGGCGGAGGCTGAAGGTGGCATGGTTGAACAAGTGAAGAAACGAGAAGCAGTAGTTAGTGAGTGAAGAAAAAAGCTTGAGAATGttcagatttgattttatataaaatCTATAAAAAGTGTGATTATTGTCATTTCTTCCCTGTGTCTGTGTTTTACaggatgttgttgttgttgttgtttttctttgttttgcggGAAAATGGAGAGACCTGACctgagagaaaataaaatctaaagttTAGTCTAGATTTAGTTATTAAGGAAGCAACTACGCCGTTTTTACTGTTGTGTTGTACAaatcttctttctctctcttttttttatttttttttattttactgttGTGTGAAATctgtattgttttttttcatgaatattaataaaaaggaaaaagaatacaAAGGTACCGATGATGTGTGAAATCAACcgtttttccctttttttttttttttttttttcctttcatatcATTATTTTGAACGAACCTTGTTATTGTGGTGACTTATATGACCgataaacacttttttttattacccATTATCATATAAGATTTCACACTTTTTCTGTATAAACTTCataaattcaatttaatttgattcatAAGATTCACATTCTCTttgagggagggagagagagaaagttcaGATCTGAAAGGAAATATAAAgtagtgaaataaaaaaaagataaaatttaaaaccacACCCtttttgtgttacaattttatCACAATCTTGATGTGGATCACTGTTTACCACAGATGATAGTTGTGGAAAAAAGATGTTGTGAAGAATGTTGTCCTAAAATTGCTCATGCAAAATTAGTGAAAGTCAATGAGTGATGTAATTGGAATGAGTCtagtgtttttttaataaagtcaaatgagtatttttttttttttttttaggcaaatgaaattaaataagatgTCAATGGTTTTGTAGTTAGGGCAGTCCAAACTCGAACTTGCCTAATAAATCTGTCTGGCCCAAAGTGGTTCAATCCAAAACACACTTGACCTGAACACCCATGGCAGTTGTATCACCAAAAAACTTGATTCAAACAGGTTACATAGTATGACACTCAATTAGCCCGATATGCCTCTCCTTTTTGGTTAGTAGTGAGTTGAGCACAAACCCAATCCAGACCAATCCGTAAATAGCCTTACTTGTAATTCAACTAGCATCCTATGgtgtttttaataaagatatcCAAGTTCGAATCCTACATTATTAACGATAAAATTGtcactattaaaaaataaaaaataaaaaaagtgattacATTACTCTTCCTTGAGATTTGGAGAAATGACACTTCACCCAAAacttgaagggaaaaacacTTTCCACCCCCTTTCCCTCTTGACATTCCATCAaccaaattttgttaaattagttttaaaaatgttgttCACTAACCTACCCTTAAGCAAAGTGTAGGTTTCTAAaactatcttttttattttttaaaaagtttcaacctatggcgtctaCTCTTGATAATAActatttattatcagaccaagacatcattcagtttttggtgtaggcgggaattgaatcataaatctcttatttaaccattaaagattttaccagttgagctaactaaaacccacccaaaaatatcttatttcataatcaaaattcattatttaaaaattttaattaaagtatattttaaaatattaagtgtgaattttatttttatttttttcaatgagTTACGGAGCGATTTTTTATTGTAAGTGTTTTGGTACTtgataaattttgagtttttattttaaatttattattcttttttttactaactatgATTAAACTCTTGTAAAgagattattataaaattttagaatatttcattactaatgtggggggtaaaaggactcaagtgggcatatgggcctttggactgtagcatggagggccgacctactccagaattaaactctacgaattggcccatacgccgaggatccgagggtacagccgagggtgagcttttcctcggacagatccaagagaactcaagacttcattatgaaggtcaaggcacaactctggaaagactactggttaaagggggacactctgaaccttctagatgcactagtgttaaagaaaatatcaagtgcaaaggctgccacctccgcattaaaggctctacacctacctctctggccgcattaagggggaagtgacccctgaacagtagggctgaaacttctagtcactgcccaaaaagtatcaggaaaggaagtatttaaggggggtggaggccagagaaaaaaaggggggatcggcaacaaagaaagaaactaagaattgtaacttttaaggaagaaatagcaataatacagaagtggtcctcggctaacgtccgaggaggcctattttcaGTTATCTTTTGTGATCCaaatgtgtttgtaactcttaacccgttatcaagttctcagcacttctaatctaagtttcaagcccacgctctacaaattttattgtctaaggctcattgggtctgagcccgtagttgtctttgggtccaggtgcaattgtgcacttacaactaatataaacaaaatggtgggaatgttaattttttcaaatatcaaacaaatgggagtgtatttttttttttttttttccccttcaaaaTTGGGGTGGAGTGTTATTTCATCGAGCCCTTAAGGCatatttggattgaggggggaaAGAGGAACCTTAATAActatttattatcagaccaagacatcatTCAGTTCttggtgtaggcgggaattgaatcatagatctcttatttaaccattaaagattttaccagttgagctaactaaaacccacccaaaaatatcttatttcataatcaaaattcattatttaaaaattttaattaaagtatattttaaaatattaagtgtgaattttatttttatttttttcaatgagTTACGGAGCGATTTTTCATTGTAAGTGTTTTGGTACTtgataaattttgagtttttattttaaatttattattcttttttttactaactatgATTAAACTCTTGTAAAgagattattataaaattttaaaatatttcattactaatgtgggggggtaaaaggacccaagtgggcatatgagcctttggactgtagcatggagggccgacctactccagaattaaactctacgaattggcccatacgccgaggatccgagggtacagccgagggtgagcttttcctcggacagatccaagagaactcaagacttcattatgaaggtcaaggcacaactctggaaagactactggttaaagggggacaccctgaaccttctaaaTGCActagtgttaaagaaaatatcaagtgcaaaggctgccatctccgcattaaagactctgcacctacctccctggccgcattaagggggaagtgacccctgaacagtagggctgaaacttctagtcactgcccaaaaagtatcagggaaggaagtatttaaggggggtggaggccagagaaaaaaaggggggatcggcaacaaagaaagaaactaagaattgtaacttttaaggaagaaatagcaataatacagaagtggtcctcggctaacgtccgaggaggcctattttcaGTTATCTTTTGTGATCCaaatgtgtttgtaactcttaacccgttatcaagttctcagcacttctaatctaggtttcaagcccacgctctacaaattttattgtctaaggctcattgggcctgagcccgtaattgtctttgggtccaggtgcaattgtgcacttacaactaatataaacaaaatggtgggaatgttaattttttcaaatatcaaacaaatgggagtgttttttttttttttttcccttcagaATTGGGGTGGAGTGTTATTTCATCGAGCCCTTAAGGCatatttggattgaggggggaaAGAGGAACCTTAATAActatttattatcagaccaagacatcattcagtttttggtgtaggctgGAATTGAATcatagatctcttatttaaccattaaagattttaccagttgagctaactaaaacccacccaaaaatatcttatttcataatcaaaattcattatttaaaaattttaattaaagtatattttaaaatattaagtgtgaattttatttttatttttttcaatgagTTACGGAGCGATTTTTCATTGTAAGTGTTTTGGTGCTtgataaattttgagtttttattttaaatttattattcttttttttactaactatgATTAAACTCTTGTAAAgagattattataaaattttagaatatttcattaataatataaacaaaatggtgggaatgttaattttttcaaatatcaaacaaatgggagtgtttttttttttttccccttcagaATTGGGGTGGAGTGTTATTTCATCGAGCCCTTAAGGCatatttggattgaggggggaaAGAGGAGGAGTGGAGTAGAATTTGCtagaaataaactaattttggaTCAAATTTACTATACTCTAATTTTCTCATTCTCCCTTAATCCAAACGAACCAAATGGAGGGAAGtgtttacttacaaaaaaaataattgaaaactaGGTCATATAAGTTATAACCTAATAGAGCCCAGTCCAAGTTTAATTGGGCTCCATACCCAATAGTCCAATATAGTACATGCTGAAATCACTCCGTAGGTCTCGGATCTAAAACCTGGACTACCACAAACCCTGTCCAATTGTACACTAGCTTGTTAATAAAAACTTGTAGCAGAGAATGATGATGCTAATGAATGTCCAAAATCAGCTGGTTAATTGTTTTGTGTTCTTAATGTGATACATATTATGATGatgtgatattaaaatttttgatttattttattttttctaacattaaactaatttaaaattacaaaacataacacatcatcttaatctcattatctttctaaataatgtaatgttgtattttgtattaaaattacattaatttaaGATTACAATAGACTAATATATTACGACGTAATGTTATATTACCGCAAATCAAATGCCCATAAGTTttctcagtaaaaaaaaaaccataaaggTATTGGatttgaaactattttaaaaaccattttataaaaaaaaaagataaaataattaattttattaacgAACTAGattcaaaacttttattaacCGTTAAGTCGTTAACGTAGCCCTTTTGGCcttttcctattttatttttttgttgactttttttttttgccttttttcgGGGAAGAAGACATACTCAGCATATTCTTAACATTCCATCTCACTATTTAGTTCTTCTCTGTCCCTCTTTGAGATCTCAATGATTTCTCTTCAGCCTTTGCAGCTTCAAACCCTTATTACCATTGTCAGGTATGATTTTTTTCTAATGCACTTCCTTATTTTACTCTATGTAGTTTCTATATTTTCTGGGTTTCTCCAACTGTATTGTCTGTGCCTAGAATGTTTCAGAAGATCAAACAAAAGTGATGTCTTTGTGTTTGTCGCTTAATTTGCGTAAACAAGGTGTGTTGGTCTTTTGTGTTTGATATTCACACTGTAATAAGTGTGGAAATCATTGTACAAATAAGTCAAAGTGTCAAACTTTAATATTGTTGCAGCAACAATCTGTGATGAAATTGATCATAGTCTatacttcatcttcttttttcgTTAGCAAGAACGTGTAACAAAATGAGGggtgtttattaaattttttacccCATTTGAGTTTTCAGAGGGtttgtcttttttaattttttattgatttgttgATAGTAATTTGTAAGATCAACAATGGGTAGGAATTCTTTTTGAAGCAAAAGGCCATTATAAATGTTAGAatatatgtggaacttgttatgaacataagtcatttagaattggctaatcctttgacaaaacgcactttatatgtaattgggtaaatctaggatagtttaagtcttcaagcaatattgtgttcaagtcaagagttaaaacTATGCAAATCTGTTTAAGAATCAAGCGAAGATTTgctgtattttaaagctcgacagatagctcgatagattgtatctatcgagatttacgaaaatcagattttcaaatctgtttttcacacatattcaaactatttgtgtagggtttcttttctcacaatcctagacatatataaagattattttaaggaccgtCTAAGGTGATGCAAAGGTGATGCAACCCaagttcatctttcttttggagaaactgctgtgtttgtacgccgtagggttttgtaaccaatgagcttcttgatcttcatcgtgtggatgaactgaaaaactttgcagtcaacatttttctcaagttggtgtgtaagttgtgtattgggatccgcgtatcgattggttagtcacttATTGAAAGCCATGAATTGaaaggaaagattgtcactacattgtaagtccaattgtgtattggggtaagggttcaactgtaagttggtataaggtactaagattcctttacttataaccgtttgtttttataatagtggattttctGGAGTAGTGgccttaaattcacccgattGGGTTTTGActtggtggttttccccattcgtatcacccatgtcaaatttattttccactacacTTAGTTATTtagtaatttgtttgtgctacaacacgtattgcatgttaaattgacttaattaatttacttagctaattgattgattaatttactcaaggggtcaatacattcttgacctATCAATAAAGAATAAAACGTTTAATCATGTGATTTCAACTTCCTGCAGGACTAATTCTTGGTTTAGAGAGCTTCTCTTTATCTGATGCATTGgtgggattttgggtttgtgtaAAGGCTCATATCAGATTTTGATTGCTTTGTACTgctgttttattgttattgttattattggaaACTAAAGGTAAAAGGATGCCTTTTGAGTTTATTTTAAGACCCATCTTGTGTTATCAATTTTGGCTATTTTACTGTTTGTTGGAGGTACTGGAGAAAGTTTCTAATATCAATCTCTTTGTCTCATCATGGCTCTGCAACAATTGAACAAAACAAACTAGGATAGGGGATATGTGTGGTCGTTTTAGTAGACTAGCAGATTAGCAGATATGTATCTTTCTTGTAGGCTATTCAGTACAATGGGATCAAGTATAATTTTCAGTAATTATGCGGTAAAAGGAACTGTTGaacaattttgaatattttgttaGTCCCTTTTGGCTTAGAAGCAGAATATACATTTAATTGAAGTTTGTGTGTGGAAGACAAGTATTGGAATTTCACTTCATCTTCATGTGTAGTGTGTACAATTTTGATGCTCCAGTTTCAGTTTTCGTGTACCACTTTAGTCCCAAGCtctaattttaacaaatctcTGTAGTTGTACTTAATCATGGTTAATTACATAGTTGTGCATCTTCTTTAAGAAGTTATGTCTTCTCAGACATATGTTCTTTTGAGTACCAATTGAAAGTAAAGGGTATTAATTTCTTGGTTCAGTGCTCCCTTTCTTTGGCAACAACTTACTagcgttttattttatttaagtaagAAATCAGGCTAGACCTTAACATATGGTCTTACTTAATCATTTCTAATCTAAATTATTGGTTCTTTATCAGGCTGAGGGCAAAATAAAAATACGAAATGGTTAAAGCATACACACAAGAGTACATTTACAAGCACCCATGGGAGCGGGTAACTTCTGCATCTTGGCGCAAGTTTACTGACAATGAGAACAGGCATCTCTTAAACCATATCCTTGAAGTTGACACACTGAGCTGCAAGCTTGACCCGCTATCTCAGAGGCTTTATATCACTCGTGCAGTCACTACCCATTTTCCTGGACCATGGTTTATACGCAAAATTGTTGGTCAGGACATCTGCCACTGTATTGAATCAACAATCGTTGATGCAAAATCACGGTCAATGCAGCTCACTTCTCGAAATTTCAGTCATCAGAAGTTCGTAGAAGTGGAGGAGAAGATCCGATATGAACCCCACCCTGATAATCCAAATGAGTGGACACTTTGCCGGCAGGAGACCAGTATTAACATAAAGCCATTATCAGTACTGGCATCAATGGCAGAAAAGGTGGAGCAAAGATATGCTGAGAAGGTATTGAAGTACGGTGCTACAGGTAGAGAGGTTATGGAGAGGATCTGTAAGTATCTTGAAGCTGAATCTAGAGGAATTGCTTTCCAATCCTAACTTGCACAGGTTGAAGCTGAAAACCTGTCTTTCCTTGTTTCATAGCGAAATCCTTGCTAAGAAGTACGTAGGGATTTTATGTAAAGTTAAGACCTTCAAAGCTGAATAATTTCAGGATTTATGTTGACTCAAATCTCCATAATCCTTTTGCTAGTTCAATCCTGGCAAGCTGCTGTACTTGATTGCTTAACTAATTTCATTTTGACGATGCCAGtcacctttatttttatttcaactaATACAAAGTTAACTGTTCTACTGAAGCAGAAGCAACTTCATGGATAGCTATGTTGCTGTATAGCAGCATGTTGTACCAGAGCACTACAATTCAGCTATTGTTAGTACTTGGTATGCCTAGTTAGTGTCTTCTCATAAGCCATAAATGTCTGTTTTGGATTGGAAAGATAAGGGTCAAAAATCATTTGCAAAAAAGGGTTCtgggattttcttttttagctagAAGCATGGAAGCATTGTAAAAGACTTAACTTCCAATGAAataaccttttttatttaaattttctacTAGCAGTAGAGATAGCTTGGATTAACACTCAAAGGAGCTTTCATCCTTTAATGGAGATAGAGAGATTTGTTTTTGCCTTTAGGGCCCTGGACAGCCCTACTATCTTGTGAGTTATTTCTTCCTTTTACCTAAGTATTTTGTAACTTATGGTATTATTAAAACTCAACAAGAATTTTGCATTTGCATTTGAATTTCATCATAATTGGGTGCTAATTCACATTTTTACTTAAATAGAGACAATGATTGGGTGTTGCAGCTTGACTTAAAATATTATACTAAAGTTTTGAATGCAACATTTTAGGGGAAGGATGAATGGTAGATATCTGTAGGTTGTAGCATTCAATTGTTAAAAGCTTGGCTAAGCAAGACTATGAATTTCTGCTGTATGTGTGATACATTATAACTGTGGGATGGTTGTCTGCTGTAGTACTAGGTGAATTAAGATGCAACCAGCTATAGAAATCTTCAGGGAAACAATTATTCCAATTCCTTAATCTCTTTTGGATTTACTTAGATTAGGGCACTGCTACCCATTAGGTTGCCCACTGTTGTGATGTTCTTATAACCATTTAGCTCTCACCATTTCAAGTGATTGGTTGCAAGTTCTTCCTCATGATTTGACTGCAGATCATAAACTTTTCAAGTGTGTTACTTTGAGAATTAATCAATGCACTATGCTTTGGACCCAAGCATCAAGTTACCCCATAGTGTGCCCGGCAGGGAAAGCCCCTTTCTCTATCTGATATTTCTGTTCCTGCTTAACAAGGGGGGTGATAGCTATTAGTATTGACAAAAATGAGTAATAATGGAGTTCTTGTATCAGCAATATGTCTTCCTTGTTGCGCCAAGTGCTGTACCGTGTCTGTAGAAGTACTGCTATCATGGTAttaacaacccccccccccccccccccccccccggttTGTTGAGGGAGGCAGGGGGC
This region includes:
- the LOC142607108 gene encoding uncharacterized protein LOC142607108; this translates as MVKAYTQEYIYKHPWERVTSASWRKFTDNENRHLLNHILEVDTLSCKLDPLSQRLYITRAVTTHFPGPWFIRKIVGQDICHCIESTIVDAKSRSMQLTSRNFSHQKFVEVEEKIRYEPHPDNPNEWTLCRQETSINIKPLSVLASMAEKVEQRYAEKVLKYGATGREVMERICKYLEAESRGIAFQS